Proteins found in one Sulfurovum xiamenensis genomic segment:
- a CDS encoding ATP-binding protein codes for MHNFLMEGNPGCGKSMIAKRIKDILPPLFEEEILSIAKHQFLDGVVPSFSALRPIRSPHHTATSASIFGGGSSIARIGEVALAHKGILFFDELPHFSKAVLEALREPLQDKKVHIARVNAKIEYEADIMFVAAQNPCPCGNLLSKSKSCRCSELEIKRYQNKLSDPFLDRIDLFVVMQEVNSEDKGDISSAQMHQAVLRAFKIQKERGQERLNGKLTEEEIEIYCLLESHASQILENAISKFGLSHRSIASVKKTARTIADINGHLQIEKSDILEALSYRRRK; via the coding sequence ATGCATAATTTTTTGATGGAAGGAAATCCGGGCTGCGGAAAGAGTATGATAGCCAAACGCATCAAAGATATCTTGCCTCCACTCTTTGAAGAAGAGATACTGTCCATCGCAAAACATCAGTTCCTAGATGGTGTTGTACCAAGCTTTTCAGCTTTACGTCCTATAAGATCTCCTCATCACACTGCTACTTCTGCATCTATTTTTGGTGGAGGCTCTTCTATAGCCAGGATAGGAGAGGTAGCCCTGGCACATAAAGGGATACTCTTTTTCGATGAACTGCCTCACTTTTCCAAAGCGGTCCTTGAAGCCCTTAGAGAGCCGTTGCAAGATAAAAAAGTGCATATAGCAAGGGTCAATGCAAAGATAGAATATGAAGCGGATATCATGTTCGTAGCGGCGCAAAATCCTTGCCCCTGTGGGAATCTGCTCTCTAAAAGTAAATCCTGCAGGTGTTCGGAACTTGAGATCAAACGTTACCAGAATAAACTTTCCGACCCATTTTTGGATAGAATAGATCTTTTTGTCGTGATGCAGGAAGTGAACAGTGAGGATAAGGGTGATATAAGTTCTGCTCAGATGCATCAAGCTGTTCTCAGGGCATTTAAGATACAAAAAGAGCGCGGGCAAGAGCGTCTTAATGGAAAATTGACAGAAGAGGAGATAGAGATTTACTGTTTATTAGAGAGTCATGCGAGTCAAATTTTAGAAAATGCTATCAGTAAATTTGGACTTTCACATAGAAGTATCGCATCAGTGAAAAAGACAGCTAGAACCATTGCAGATATTAATGGACATTTGCAGATCGAGAAAAGTGATATTTTGGAAGCATTGAGTTATAGACGCAGAAAATAG
- a CDS encoding magnesium chelatase domain-containing protein, whose product MSPSDLKKSGTHLDLAMALLIAMHKSAVEEEGLFVFGELGLDGKVKTSSMLFPLVLSLKEQGLIKQAIVPKESIPYLSHISGVDFIAVDSLNEAIEILKSKNFKANVQAFSYKSESFRVKERSYYYEQNYESDFRDV is encoded by the coding sequence TTGAGTCCTTCGGATCTAAAGAAGTCGGGTACACACTTGGATCTGGCTATGGCATTGCTTATTGCCATGCATAAAAGTGCAGTAGAGGAGGAGGGACTTTTTGTCTTTGGTGAACTCGGATTGGACGGGAAGGTGAAAACAAGTTCCATGCTTTTCCCATTGGTCTTATCTCTTAAGGAGCAAGGGTTGATCAAGCAAGCGATTGTGCCTAAAGAGTCTATTCCCTATTTGAGTCATATCTCTGGGGTAGATTTCATCGCTGTAGATTCACTCAATGAAGCGATAGAGATATTGAAAAGCAAGAACTTTAAAGCAAATGTACAGGCATTTTCTTACAAGTCTGAAAGTTTCAGAGTGAAAGAGAGATCTTATTACTATGAACAAAACTATGAGAGTGATTTTCGTGATGTCTAA
- the gdhA gene encoding NADP-specific glutamate dehydrogenase — MEYIEQALIRAEKSNCKSETIFFQALKEVLETIQPLLEKHPEYLHQNIIDRIMVPNRAIHFKIEWMDDDNIIHVNNGYRIQFNNALGPYKGGVRFHPSVNPDILKFLAFEQIFKNAITGLHIGGAKGGADFDPKGKSDKEIMKFCQAFMSAFYNSIGADIDILGGDIGVGAREVGYLFGQYKQLTNSYDSIITSKPLALGGSLGRTEATGYGLIYFTQTFLEDMGETLKGKICTISGSGNVAIHAIEKLYEIGAIPVTCSDSKGAIHDSNGIDLELLKKIKLERRASLEYYALERKKATYVKRESYTEGRSFVWSIPCFAAFPCATQNELGEGSAKLLIENDVKIVAEGANMPTTPEAIALFEENNILFGPAKAANAGGVAVSVLEMSQNSSLNYLSFEKVDQRLQDIMSNIYSDLKQTCDEYKLDMDLVSAANILGFQRVADAMIMQGV; from the coding sequence ATGGAGTATATTGAGCAGGCATTAATACGTGCCGAAAAAAGTAACTGTAAAAGTGAGACCATTTTTTTTCAAGCACTGAAAGAAGTACTCGAAACGATACAGCCACTCTTAGAAAAACATCCCGAATATCTGCATCAAAATATCATAGATCGTATCATGGTTCCCAACAGAGCGATCCATTTTAAAATAGAATGGATGGACGATGACAATATCATCCATGTCAATAATGGGTACAGGATTCAATTCAACAATGCGTTGGGCCCTTACAAAGGCGGTGTACGGTTCCATCCTTCAGTCAATCCGGATATCCTGAAATTCCTTGCTTTTGAGCAGATCTTTAAAAATGCGATCACGGGACTTCATATAGGAGGCGCAAAGGGTGGTGCTGATTTTGACCCTAAAGGTAAAAGTGATAAAGAGATCATGAAATTCTGTCAGGCTTTTATGTCTGCTTTTTATAACAGTATCGGTGCAGATATCGATATCCTGGGTGGAGATATCGGTGTAGGAGCTAGGGAAGTAGGCTATCTTTTTGGACAGTACAAACAGCTCACGAACTCTTATGACAGTATCATCACCTCCAAGCCCCTTGCTCTGGGGGGGAGTCTAGGACGTACCGAGGCAACAGGATATGGGCTTATCTATTTCACACAAACCTTCCTGGAGGATATGGGAGAGACACTCAAAGGTAAGATCTGTACCATTAGCGGCAGCGGCAATGTTGCGATCCATGCGATAGAAAAACTCTATGAGATCGGCGCCATTCCTGTCACCTGTTCAGATTCCAAAGGTGCAATCCATGACAGTAACGGTATAGACCTTGAACTTTTAAAAAAGATAAAATTGGAGCGAAGAGCTTCACTGGAATATTATGCACTGGAACGAAAAAAAGCCACATATGTGAAAAGAGAAAGCTATACAGAAGGGCGCAGTTTTGTATGGAGTATCCCTTGTTTTGCCGCATTTCCCTGTGCTACCCAAAATGAATTGGGTGAAGGTTCTGCAAAACTGCTCATAGAGAATGATGTGAAGATCGTTGCTGAAGGTGCAAATATGCCTACCACACCTGAAGCGATCGCTCTTTTTGAAGAGAATAATATTCTTTTTGGCCCAGCTAAAGCAGCCAATGCCGGAGGTGTGGCTGTCTCCGTATTGGAGATGAGCCAAAATAGTTCACTCAACTATCTCTCATTTGAAAAAGTAGATCAAAGACTGCAAGACATTATGTCAAATATCTACAGTGACCTCAAGCAAACATGCGATGAGTATAAGCTTGATATGGATCTTGTTTCTGCTGCGAATATCTTAGGATTTCAACGTGTGGCTGATGCGATGATTATGCAGGGAGTATAA
- the def gene encoding peptide deformylase codes for MVREIVVYPDKRLKLVSKEVESFDGALHDLLDDMYDTMRARNGVGLAAIQVGIDIRALIINVPLENTDGEHDQPKENTIEMINPIILEKDGSEKFQEGCLSVPGIYEEVERAKHVKVAYLDREGNNHIIEDDDFLAIAIQHEIDHLDGKVFIEKLSFTKRKKFEKEWKRRLKEA; via the coding sequence ATGGTTAGAGAAATAGTAGTATATCCGGACAAAAGACTCAAACTTGTCTCAAAAGAGGTAGAGTCTTTTGATGGTGCATTACATGATCTTCTTGATGACATGTATGACACGATGCGTGCCCGTAACGGTGTAGGCCTCGCAGCCATACAAGTCGGTATTGATATACGTGCCCTGATCATCAACGTTCCTTTAGAGAATACGGATGGAGAACATGACCAGCCTAAAGAGAATACGATAGAGATGATCAACCCCATCATCCTTGAAAAAGATGGTTCCGAAAAGTTTCAAGAAGGGTGCCTCTCGGTTCCGGGTATCTATGAAGAAGTCGAACGTGCCAAACATGTGAAAGTAGCGTATCTAGACAGAGAGGGCAATAATCATATCATAGAAGATGATGACTTCCTTGCCATTGCTATACAGCATGAGATAGACCATTTGGATGGTAAGGTATTCATTGAAAAACTCTCTTTTACAAAAAGAAAGAAATTTGAAAAAGAGTGGAAACGAAGATTAAAAGAGGCGTAG
- the clpP gene encoding ATP-dependent Clp endopeptidase proteolytic subunit ClpP — protein sequence MSYIPYVVEQTGRGERSYDIYSRLLKDRIIMLSGEVNDQVASTVVAQLLFLEAQDPDKDIYFYINSPGGVITSGLSMFDTMNYIKPDIVTICIGQAASMGAFLLSSGTKGKRYALPHARIMIHQPSGGAQGQSTDIQIQAQEIQRLKDTLNEILAEQTGKTTKRIEKDTERDNFMSAREALEYGLIDKVLTKSFT from the coding sequence ATGAGTTATATTCCATACGTTGTAGAACAGACCGGTAGAGGTGAAAGATCTTACGATATCTATTCACGGTTACTTAAGGACCGTATCATTATGCTAAGCGGTGAAGTGAATGATCAAGTGGCTTCCACTGTAGTGGCACAACTTCTTTTTCTTGAAGCACAGGATCCGGATAAAGATATCTATTTTTACATTAACTCTCCAGGAGGTGTGATTACTTCTGGACTTTCGATGTTCGATACGATGAACTACATTAAACCGGATATTGTAACGATCTGTATAGGCCAGGCAGCATCTATGGGTGCTTTCCTGCTCTCTTCGGGTACAAAAGGTAAACGTTATGCGCTGCCACATGCGCGTATTATGATCCACCAGCCTTCAGGCGGTGCTCAAGGGCAGTCAACAGATATCCAGATACAGGCACAAGAGATACAAAGACTCAAAGATACACTCAATGAGATCTTGGCAGAGCAGACAGGTAAAACAACCAAACGTATTGAAAAAGATACAGAGAGAGATAACTTTATGTCAGCCAGGGAAGCATTGGAATACGGGCTTATAGATAAAGTACTCACAAAAAGTTTTACCTAA
- the tig gene encoding trigger factor gives MKVTVNKVDDANIIVSGTIENSAVEENINKMAVQAGKEMKVDGFRKGKVPAHVVKKLHGDKLAQDAEGEVLRELIDAGMKEAGINPADMLGQPTFKKYDKTDSGIDVEVEISTRPVFEAEGHMDVLPAFERPTASDKAIQEKLDEIVAQQAPYTKIKRKRMVRDGDMVVIDFEGFVDGVAFDGGKAEKFSLKIGSGQFIPGFEEQIIGMKYDEEKTITVTFPKEYQSSDLAGKEAEFKVKLHEIQEQVPAELNDELAQKLLQGEENATLEMLTDRVRTQIESTEISKLYNEDLKPKLVEALVEKFDFALPNNIVEQEIDAKVNAKAREMSEEELNSYKDNPEKIEALREEVRADAVASVKATFIVDALAKKEEVSVDDQEVSQAIYYEAMMSGQDPQQVIKYYQENNLLPAVKMGMIEDKLFGKMLGLDK, from the coding sequence GTGAAAGTTACAGTAAACAAAGTAGACGACGCAAATATTATCGTAAGCGGCACTATAGAAAACAGTGCTGTTGAAGAGAACATTAACAAGATGGCTGTTCAAGCTGGTAAAGAGATGAAAGTAGACGGGTTCAGAAAAGGTAAAGTACCTGCACACGTAGTGAAAAAACTCCATGGTGACAAGCTTGCACAGGATGCTGAAGGTGAAGTACTTAGAGAGCTTATTGATGCAGGTATGAAAGAAGCTGGTATCAATCCTGCAGATATGCTTGGTCAGCCTACTTTTAAGAAATATGACAAAACAGATTCTGGTATCGATGTTGAGGTAGAGATCTCTACTAGACCGGTATTTGAAGCAGAAGGTCATATGGATGTTCTTCCGGCCTTTGAGAGACCAACAGCATCAGACAAAGCGATCCAAGAGAAATTGGATGAGATCGTAGCTCAGCAGGCACCGTATACGAAGATCAAAAGAAAGCGTATGGTAAGAGACGGTGACATGGTAGTGATCGACTTTGAAGGTTTTGTAGATGGTGTAGCCTTTGACGGCGGTAAAGCTGAGAAATTCAGCCTTAAGATCGGTTCAGGTCAATTCATCCCTGGATTTGAAGAGCAGATCATTGGAATGAAATATGATGAAGAGAAAACGATCACTGTGACGTTCCCTAAAGAGTATCAGTCATCTGATCTTGCAGGAAAAGAAGCAGAGTTCAAAGTAAAACTTCACGAAATTCAAGAGCAGGTACCTGCAGAACTTAACGATGAGTTGGCACAAAAACTACTTCAAGGTGAAGAGAATGCAACACTTGAAATGTTGACGGATAGAGTAAGAACACAGATCGAATCAACAGAAATTTCTAAACTCTATAACGAAGACCTCAAGCCAAAATTGGTTGAAGCATTGGTAGAGAAATTCGACTTTGCATTGCCAAACAATATTGTTGAGCAAGAGATCGATGCAAAAGTGAATGCAAAAGCAAGAGAGATGAGTGAAGAGGAGCTTAACTCTTATAAAGACAACCCTGAGAAGATCGAAGCACTTCGTGAAGAAGTAAGAGCAGATGCAGTAGCAAGTGTAAAAGCGACATTTATCGTAGATGCACTGGCTAAAAAAGAAGAGGTATCTGTAGATGATCAAGAAGTATCACAGGCTATTTACTATGAAGCAATGATGAGTGGTCAAGATCCACAACAAGTGATCAAATACTACCAAGAGAACAATCTTCTTCCAGCAGTGAAGATGGGTATGATCGAAGATAAACTCTTTGGTAAGATGCTAGGTTTAGATAAATAA
- a CDS encoding A/G-specific adenine glycosylase has translation MYRKTHQTIQEWYQQSGRLDLPWRNTDEAYYIYLSEVMLQQTQVKTVLERYYIPFIERFPSLKSLGEAPLDDVLKMWEGLGYYNRAKNLHKTATLVDELPSDIEELIKLPGIGKNTAHAVAAFAFHQPVPIMEANVKRILCRLHQLIKPTEKRLWEIAYDLVDKVNPFDYNQAMMDIGATICLPRNPKCEICPLSDICKGKEEPERYPEKKKRMVPTREQNILIRIYEDKLSLTQREGKFLHGLWGFESVKIPECASEYLGEVTHVYTHFKLNCKVYLYYEHTPEHSDYFSVDEIQKLAISKVDEKIVKLFLATM, from the coding sequence ATGTATAGAAAAACCCACCAAACCATCCAAGAGTGGTACCAGCAAAGCGGAAGACTGGACCTCCCCTGGCGTAACACAGATGAAGCATATTATATCTACCTCTCGGAAGTGATGCTTCAACAGACACAGGTCAAAACCGTATTGGAGAGATACTACATCCCTTTTATTGAACGTTTTCCCAGCCTAAAAAGTTTAGGGGAAGCACCTTTGGATGATGTATTGAAGATGTGGGAAGGGCTTGGCTACTACAATCGTGCCAAAAACCTACACAAGACTGCCACACTTGTAGATGAACTGCCAAGTGATATAGAGGAACTCATCAAACTTCCAGGTATCGGTAAAAATACTGCCCATGCCGTTGCTGCCTTTGCCTTTCACCAACCTGTTCCTATCATGGAAGCCAATGTCAAACGTATACTGTGCCGTCTGCATCAACTCATCAAGCCCACAGAGAAAAGACTCTGGGAGATCGCTTATGATCTGGTAGACAAAGTCAATCCTTTTGACTATAACCAGGCAATGATGGATATAGGGGCAACGATCTGTCTGCCTAGAAATCCCAAATGTGAGATCTGTCCTCTTAGTGATATCTGTAAAGGAAAAGAAGAGCCTGAACGCTATCCTGAAAAAAAGAAACGTATGGTACCGACCAGAGAACAAAACATCCTTATCCGTATCTATGAAGATAAACTCTCACTGACACAAAGAGAGGGTAAATTCCTACATGGCCTCTGGGGCTTTGAATCTGTGAAGATCCCGGAGTGTGCCTCTGAATATCTTGGTGAAGTCACCCATGTTTATACACACTTTAAACTCAACTGTAAAGTCTATCTCTATTATGAACATACGCCTGAACACTCTGACTATTTTAGTGTCGATGAGATACAAAAACTCGCTATCTCCAAAGTAGATGAGAAGATTGTTAAATTGTTTTTAGCTACAATGTGA
- the folE gene encoding GTP cyclohydrolase I FolE, producing the protein MNKEEEFEQAVTKVLELLGEDPTREGLLKTPSRVAKALQFLTEGYQQDPKEILNQALFSTSNDEMVLVRDIEFYSMCEHHMLPIIGRAHVAYIPDGKVVGLSKIPRIVNVYARRLQIQEQMTEQIADAILETIKPKGVAVVVHARHMCMEMRGVQKINSTTVSSALRGLFKSDERTRNEFYNLINTPTPSNF; encoded by the coding sequence ATGAATAAAGAAGAAGAATTTGAACAGGCTGTGACCAAAGTCCTTGAACTTTTAGGAGAAGACCCTACACGGGAAGGTTTACTTAAAACACCAAGCCGTGTTGCCAAAGCACTCCAATTCCTGACAGAGGGTTACCAGCAGGACCCCAAAGAGATACTGAATCAAGCACTCTTCAGCACAAGTAATGATGAGATGGTACTGGTACGTGATATCGAGTTCTACTCTATGTGTGAACATCACATGCTTCCTATTATAGGACGAGCCCATGTGGCATACATACCTGACGGAAAAGTCGTGGGTCTCTCAAAGATCCCCCGCATCGTCAATGTCTATGCCAGACGTCTGCAGATACAAGAACAGATGACCGAACAGATCGCAGATGCTATTTTGGAAACGATCAAACCTAAAGGTGTAGCAGTAGTCGTACATGCACGCCATATGTGTATGGAGATGAGAGGGGTGCAAAAAATCAATTCAACGACAGTCAGTTCTGCGCTGCGTGGTCTCTTTAAAAGTGATGAGCGTACCAGAAACGAATTTTATAACCTTATCAATACACCTACCCCTTCAAATTTTTAA
- a CDS encoding NifS family cysteine desulfurase — translation MKVYLDNNATTIVDPQVFAEMEPYFVQRYGNPNSLHIFASDTHPGIKAGMERIYAGINSPREDSVIITSCATESNNWVLKSIYFDQILTGKKNHIIVSEVEHPSVIATAKFIESMGCKVTYLPINSEGLIEAQSVEENITDKTALVSVMWANNETGAIFPVEEIGAICKKHNVPFHTDAVQAIGKIPVDVQSFNVDYLTFSAHKFHGPKGVGALYMKKGKELMPLLHGGSQMGGYRSGTLNVPGIVGMGKAMEQAIDALDYEMSEIRKMRDAFEDELLKIEDTFVVTPREKRTPNTILISFRGIEGESMLWDLSRAGIGASTGSACASEDLEANSVMEAIGAAEDLAHTAIRFSLSRYTTQDELDYTLKVVNAAVIRLRGISSSYAYAPAGHESGLDAHHH, via the coding sequence ATGAAGGTCTATTTAGACAATAATGCAACCACTATCGTTGACCCTCAGGTCTTCGCTGAGATGGAACCTTATTTTGTACAAAGGTATGGTAATCCAAACTCACTGCACATATTTGCAAGTGACACGCATCCTGGTATAAAAGCCGGTATGGAAAGAATCTATGCAGGTATCAATTCTCCTAGAGAGGATTCTGTTATCATCACTTCTTGTGCAACAGAGAGCAATAACTGGGTACTCAAAAGTATCTATTTTGATCAGATTTTGACAGGTAAAAAGAACCATATTATCGTTTCTGAAGTAGAACACCCTTCTGTCATTGCCACTGCGAAGTTTATAGAGAGTATGGGATGCAAGGTGACCTATCTTCCCATCAACAGTGAAGGACTCATAGAAGCCCAGAGTGTAGAAGAGAATATTACAGATAAAACTGCTCTTGTATCAGTGATGTGGGCAAATAATGAAACAGGTGCTATCTTCCCGGTAGAAGAGATAGGTGCTATCTGTAAAAAACACAACGTACCTTTTCATACAGATGCCGTACAAGCTATAGGGAAAATACCTGTAGATGTACAGTCATTTAATGTAGACTACCTTACATTCTCAGCACATAAGTTCCATGGACCTAAGGGTGTAGGTGCCTTGTATATGAAAAAAGGCAAAGAGCTTATGCCTCTACTTCACGGTGGTTCACAAATGGGTGGATACCGTTCAGGTACGCTCAATGTACCTGGTATCGTAGGTATGGGTAAGGCAATGGAACAGGCGATCGATGCGCTTGACTATGAAATGTCAGAGATCAGAAAGATGAGAGATGCTTTTGAAGATGAACTCCTCAAAATAGAAGATACATTCGTCGTCACACCAAGAGAGAAAAGAACACCAAATACCATCCTCATTTCATTCAGAGGTATTGAAGGTGAATCAATGTTATGGGATCTTAGCCGTGCAGGTATCGGTGCAAGTACAGGTTCAGCCTGTGCAAGTGAAGATCTGGAAGCAAACTCAGTGATGGAAGCTATCGGTGCAGCAGAGGATTTGGCACATACGGCTATCCGTTTTTCACTGAGCCGTTACACGACACAGGATGAGTTGGACTACACACTTAAAGTGGTCAACGCAGCGGTGATAAGACTGAGAGGGATCTCAAGTTCATACGCATATGCACCGGCAGGTCATGAGAGCGGATTAGACGCTCATCACCATTAA
- a CDS encoding iron-sulfur cluster assembly scaffold protein has translation MGIDSLVGGTIWDEYSNKVTDLMNNPQNMGEITEEEAKEMGARLIVADFGAESCGDAVRLYWAVDPETDRILSSKFKSFGCGTAIASSDTMAELCKGKTVDEAVKITNIDVEKAMRDDADTPAVPPQKMHCSVMAYDVIKKAAAQYKGVDIESFEEEVIVCECARVTLSTLQEVIRLNDLTTVEQITDYTKAGAFCKSCIKPGGHEEKDVYLVDLLEEYEKEKIAAGATLGNEGGPAADFAKMTIVQRIKAVDKVVDENIRQMLVMDGGDMEILDIKENGANFDIYIRYLGACSGCASSSTGTLFAIENILKEKLDENIRVLPI, from the coding sequence ATGGGTATAGATAGTTTAGTAGGCGGTACCATCTGGGATGAGTACAGCAATAAAGTAACAGATTTAATGAACAACCCGCAAAACATGGGTGAGATCACTGAAGAAGAAGCAAAAGAGATGGGTGCAAGGCTCATCGTTGCCGACTTTGGTGCAGAGAGCTGTGGGGATGCCGTAAGACTTTACTGGGCAGTAGATCCTGAAACAGATAGAATTCTTTCATCTAAGTTCAAAAGTTTTGGTTGTGGTACTGCTATTGCTTCTTCTGATACAATGGCTGAACTCTGTAAAGGCAAAACAGTGGATGAAGCTGTGAAGATCACAAATATCGATGTTGAAAAAGCAATGCGTGATGACGCTGATACCCCGGCAGTGCCACCGCAAAAAATGCACTGTTCTGTTATGGCTTATGATGTGATCAAGAAAGCTGCAGCACAGTATAAAGGTGTAGATATCGAAAGCTTTGAAGAGGAAGTAATCGTGTGTGAATGTGCACGTGTCACACTCTCTACACTTCAAGAAGTGATCCGTCTTAATGACCTTACTACAGTGGAACAGATCACAGATTACACAAAAGCAGGTGCATTTTGTAAATCATGTATCAAACCTGGTGGACACGAGGAAAAAGATGTCTATCTTGTAGACCTGTTAGAAGAGTATGAAAAGGAAAAAATCGCTGCTGGTGCAACGCTTGGTAATGAAGGTGGTCCTGCTGCTGATTTTGCTAAAATGACTATCGTTCAGCGTATCAAAGCAGTCGATAAAGTAGTCGATGAAAATATCAGACAAATGCTTGTGATGGACGGCGGTGACATGGAGATCCTTGACATCAAAGAGAACGGTGCGAACTTTGACATTTACATCCGTTATTTAGGTGCATGTTCTGGTTGTGCAAGTTCAAGTACAGGTACACTTTTCGCTATAGAAAACATTTTAAAAGAGAAACTAGACGAAAACATCAGAGTTTTACCAATTTAA
- the recJ gene encoding single-stranded-DNA-specific exonuclease RecJ, whose protein sequence is MVRPLTLTGLETLLTMRFEEGFLSLRDLPKPSLFKDMDRATERIVDAIKNREKITIIGDYDVDGVTSTTLMKLFFDEIGYPIEWIIPNRFKDGYGLSANIIPRIIGTDLALTVDNGISAVYAAQLCKEEGIDLIITDHHLLAPEVPEAYAIINQKQETCTFPYKDVCGAQIAWYLIASLKNALEIKIDMMAYMELVSIAIIADMMPLQHINRAMVLAGIKALNQSKRPAIRAFLEHSQKEMITSEDIGFFLAPLLNSAGRMEDASFAVDFLTSTNIYDARVRLERLIEFNTLRKATEHDITQKAMTQVEQDDKVAIVVGEAWHEGVVGIVAARVARACEKPCIILTQSEEGLLKGSGRSFGECDLFAIVDGARMHLEKFGGHQAAIGLSLKEESLETFKMEVERNFKEGAYVKELFDPDIVGNLHFSAISFELTSLMKKYEPYGQGNATPKFVSSNVEILQADTMGKEGEHIRFSFAQDGVVMQGVKFKTREVFETGTKVDIVYTVTENHFRGRVTLQLMVDKIVT, encoded by the coding sequence ATGGTTCGCCCATTAACACTCACAGGGTTAGAAACACTTTTAACTATGCGCTTTGAAGAGGGTTTCCTCTCTTTGCGGGATCTACCTAAACCTTCTTTGTTTAAAGATATGGATAGAGCAACAGAACGTATCGTTGATGCCATTAAAAATAGAGAAAAAATAACCATTATCGGTGACTATGATGTCGATGGCGTCACCTCTACCACTTTGATGAAACTTTTTTTCGATGAAATCGGTTATCCTATAGAGTGGATCATACCAAACCGGTTTAAAGATGGATATGGGCTCTCTGCAAATATCATACCTCGTATAATCGGTACAGATCTGGCACTGACAGTGGATAACGGTATTTCAGCTGTCTATGCAGCCCAACTTTGTAAAGAAGAGGGTATAGATCTTATTATTACAGATCATCATCTTTTAGCGCCTGAAGTACCAGAAGCTTATGCCATCATAAACCAAAAACAAGAAACATGTACTTTTCCTTATAAAGATGTGTGTGGTGCTCAAATTGCATGGTATCTTATTGCCTCACTTAAAAATGCACTTGAGATTAAAATTGACATGATGGCATATATGGAATTGGTCTCTATTGCTATTATTGCAGATATGATGCCACTGCAGCATATTAACCGTGCAATGGTTCTTGCAGGGATCAAAGCGCTCAATCAGAGTAAACGGCCTGCGATCAGAGCTTTTCTTGAACACAGTCAAAAAGAGATGATCACATCAGAAGATATAGGATTCTTTCTTGCACCGTTACTGAATAGTGCAGGGCGGATGGAAGATGCCTCTTTTGCCGTAGATTTTCTCACTTCGACTAATATCTATGATGCTAGAGTAAGATTGGAACGTCTTATAGAATTTAATACCCTTAGAAAAGCTACCGAACATGATATTACACAAAAAGCCATGACCCAAGTGGAACAGGATGACAAAGTGGCGATTGTGGTTGGTGAAGCGTGGCATGAAGGCGTGGTAGGTATCGTAGCGGCAAGGGTGGCACGGGCATGTGAAAAACCTTGTATCATACTGACTCAAAGTGAAGAGGGATTACTGAAAGGGAGTGGTAGAAGTTTTGGAGAGTGTGATCTCTTTGCTATTGTAGATGGTGCTAGAATGCATTTAGAGAAGTTCGGAGGTCATCAAGCAGCCATTGGTCTCTCTTTAAAAGAAGAGAGCTTAGAAACCTTTAAAATGGAAGTAGAGAGAAATTTTAAAGAAGGTGCTTATGTGAAAGAACTGTTTGACCCGGATATTGTAGGAAATCTGCATTTTTCTGCTATCTCTTTTGAGTTGACATCCCTCATGAAGAAGTATGAACCTTACGGACAGGGAAATGCTACACCTAAATTTGTCAGTAGCAATGTGGAGATTCTTCAGGCAGACACTATGGGTAAAGAGGGAGAACACATACGTTTTTCTTTTGCCCAGGATGGTGTCGTGATGCAGGGAGTGAAATTCAAGACACGGGAAGTATTTGAAACGGGTACTAAAGTTGATATCGTCTATACAGTCACTGAAAATCATTTTCGGGGAAGGGTTACTTTACAACTAATGGTAGATAAAATCGTCACATGA